One Marinibacterium anthonyi genomic region harbors:
- a CDS encoding Helix-turn-helix domain protein — translation MTTEDTPRTVPSTAPALDVYYLESVEQVKVLAEPIRYRMSILLERPRTCAGLARLLGLSRAKAHYHLKQLEQVGLAIPDAEVLKNGIVEKYYISVGRMLNFGQLIPNDGSVPPGNVAPETFGAISSFLAAMLDVSRENASAVSSAEALKKGYFFDFEASLTEDQYRAVRRRLVDMSEEIVSLSRANLEGPPDADLVSFHITNYLTTTPGQPPEDDTEEDPCTA, via the coding sequence ATGACCACCGAAGACACACCCAGGACCGTGCCATCGACGGCGCCCGCGCTGGACGTCTATTACCTGGAAAGCGTCGAACAGGTGAAGGTTCTGGCCGAACCGATCCGCTACCGCATGTCGATCCTTCTGGAACGGCCCCGCACCTGCGCGGGTCTGGCCCGCCTGCTGGGCCTGTCGCGGGCCAAGGCGCATTACCACCTGAAACAGCTGGAACAGGTCGGCCTCGCGATCCCCGACGCCGAGGTGCTGAAGAACGGCATCGTCGAGAAATACTACATCTCGGTGGGGCGGATGCTGAACTTTGGCCAGCTGATCCCCAACGACGGATCCGTCCCGCCCGGCAATGTCGCGCCCGAAACCTTCGGCGCGATCTCGTCCTTCCTGGCCGCCATGCTGGACGTCAGCCGCGAGAACGCCAGCGCCGTTTCCAGCGCCGAGGCGCTGAAGAAGGGGTACTTCTTCGACTTCGAAGCCTCCCTGACCGAGGACCAGTACCGCGCCGTCCGCCGCCGCCTTGTCGACATGAGCGAGGAAATCGTCTCGCTCTCGCGCGCCAATCTCGAAGGGCCGCCCGACGCGGACCTCGTGAGCTTTCACATCACCAATTACCTGACCACCACCCCCGGCCAGCCGCCGGAAGACGATACCGAGGAAGACCCATGCACAGCCTGA
- a CDS encoding D-alanyl-D-alanine carboxypeptidase precursor — protein sequence MHSLTEQDILDLLPKAPEGQADRWPGSAMAILRGDDVQTMLCHGLASVEHRVAITDTTVFRIASVTKHFLCAAVVILADEGKLDIDAPLVTYLPGMQPIPGSATLRQAMTNTSGIRDHLELWYIAGGGLQVPHRLRDSIRLCERQEDTNFAPGSSYLYSNANFLLLSKIVEDAAGQSLAAFLDDRFFTPLGMTRTALRVVHHEVVDDLATPYTVRDKTMLERGRMTTEIWGEGAIQSCLKDLVTWARYVRADPDGIIARLKEPAVYTSGVTGTYGLGLRSAAWRGMATVSHTGLWPGYLTEFLRFEDADVTLICLSNVNALDPWTVHRKMAEKLFPEAPEPTSVTPDATAWAKVCEAGTWYNPKTLDWIRFAEIDGKPTMATFGEPAPLICPEPTLLAPGFDGSDYAGFDISTAAQGTVTIRMCHGGTTPLVPLSSLPEGAARALLPGTWYCRETDSKLIIGSPDAGFPIDTPAYRGHDWTSTLLDGGLLMIEDATGPWPRRFWLKAEAGDPDTLVMTGPRVRRLVFRRL from the coding sequence ATGCACAGCCTGACCGAACAGGACATCCTTGACCTTCTGCCCAAGGCGCCCGAGGGCCAGGCCGATCGCTGGCCCGGCAGCGCCATGGCGATCCTGAGGGGCGACGACGTGCAGACGATGCTGTGCCACGGGCTGGCCAGCGTCGAACACCGGGTGGCGATCACCGACACGACGGTCTTCCGCATCGCGTCCGTCACCAAGCATTTCCTGTGCGCCGCCGTGGTGATCCTGGCCGACGAAGGCAAGCTGGACATCGACGCGCCCCTGGTCACCTACCTGCCGGGCATGCAACCCATCCCGGGCAGCGCCACGTTGCGCCAGGCGATGACCAACACGTCGGGCATCCGCGATCACCTGGAACTGTGGTACATCGCCGGCGGCGGGTTGCAGGTGCCGCACCGGCTGCGCGACAGCATCCGGCTGTGCGAACGCCAGGAAGACACCAACTTCGCGCCCGGCAGCTCTTACCTGTATTCCAACGCCAACTTCCTGCTGCTGTCCAAGATCGTCGAAGATGCCGCGGGCCAGTCGCTGGCGGCGTTCCTGGATGACAGGTTCTTCACCCCCCTGGGCATGACCCGCACCGCCCTGCGCGTGGTCCATCACGAGGTCGTCGACGACCTCGCAACCCCGTACACGGTGCGCGACAAGACCATGCTGGAACGTGGCCGCATGACGACCGAGATCTGGGGCGAAGGCGCGATCCAGTCCTGCCTGAAAGACCTGGTCACCTGGGCCCGCTATGTCCGCGCCGATCCCGACGGGATCATCGCGCGGCTGAAGGAACCGGCCGTCTATACCAGCGGCGTCACCGGCACCTACGGGCTGGGCTTGCGGTCCGCCGCCTGGCGGGGCATGGCCACCGTGTCGCACACCGGTCTCTGGCCCGGCTACCTGACCGAATTCCTGCGGTTCGAGGACGCGGATGTCACGCTGATCTGCCTGTCGAACGTCAACGCGCTGGATCCCTGGACAGTGCATCGCAAAATGGCCGAAAAGCTCTTTCCCGAGGCGCCTGAACCAACCTCCGTCACCCCCGACGCGACCGCCTGGGCCAAGGTTTGCGAGGCCGGGACCTGGTACAACCCCAAGACGCTGGACTGGATCCGGTTCGCCGAAATCGACGGCAAACCGACCATGGCGACCTTCGGCGAACCCGCGCCGCTGATCTGCCCCGAACCGACCCTGCTGGCGCCCGGCTTCGACGGGTCCGACTACGCGGGTTTCGACATCTCTACCGCGGCACAGGGCACCGTCACGATCCGCATGTGCCACGGCGGCACGACCCCGCTGGTGCCGCTGTCGTCGCTGCCCGAAGGCGCGGCCCGGGCGCTGCTGCCCGGCACCTGGTATTGCCGCGAGACCGACAGCAAGCTGATCATCGGGTCCCCGGACGCGGGCTTTCCGATCGACACCCCCGCCTATCGCGGCCACGACTGGACCAGCACGCTGCTGGACGGCGGCCTGTTGATGATCGAGGACGCAACCGGCCCCTGGCCCCGCCGCTTCTGGCTGAAGGCCGAGGCCGGCGATCCGGACACGCTGGTCATGACCGGCCCGCGCGTCCGCCGGCTGGTCTTTCGCCGGCTCTGA
- a CDS encoding Transposase: MSKRKQHAPEFKAKVALEALKGEETAAELASRFGVHPTMIHQWKRALLEGASGVFERGGRKKPEIDEEQVKELHAKIGELAVANSFLERKLKPWGGK, from the coding sequence ATGTCGAAACGGAAGCAGCACGCGCCTGAGTTCAAGGCGAAGGTCGCGCTGGAAGCCCTGAAAGGCGAGGAGACGGCCGCCGAGCTGGCAAGCCGGTTCGGGGTGCATCCGACGATGATCCATCAATGGAAGCGAGCCCTGCTCGAAGGCGCCTCCGGTGTGTTCGAGCGCGGGGGCCGCAAGAAGCCCGAGATTGACGAGGAGCAGGTGAAGGAGCTCCACGCCAAGATCGGGGAGCTGGCGGTGGCCAACTCTTTTTTGGAACGAAAGCTGAAGCCCTGGGGCGGGAAGTGA
- a CDS encoding putative transposase OrfB produces the protein MIEPDHPDLSIGQQCKLLSIARSSFYYTPKGESERNLGLMRRIDEQFLETPFFGVRQMTWHLRNDGHLVNEKRIRRLMRLMGLMPIYEKPNTSRPTKGHKTYPYLLRGLRVERPNQVWCSDITYLPMRRGFLYLVAIMDWHTRKVLSWRISNTLEADFCVEALNEAIHKFGPPEIMNTDQGSQFTSFAWTDRLRRSSVRISMDGKGRFLDNIFIERLWRTLKYECVYLHAWETGSETKAAIRKWMSFYNNQRPHSALGGQPPALVYWQRNDINQPDQQVQRVAKFTPDPVQ, from the coding sequence ATGATCGAGCCGGACCACCCGGACCTGTCGATCGGCCAGCAGTGCAAGCTGCTGTCGATCGCGCGCTCGTCTTTCTACTACACGCCCAAGGGCGAGTCTGAGCGGAACCTCGGCCTGATGCGGCGGATCGACGAGCAGTTCCTGGAGACGCCGTTCTTCGGCGTTCGGCAGATGACCTGGCATCTGCGTAACGACGGACACCTTGTGAACGAGAAGCGCATCCGGCGACTGATGCGCCTGATGGGGCTAATGCCGATTTACGAGAAGCCCAACACGAGCAGGCCGACGAAGGGCCACAAGACCTATCCCTACCTGCTCAGAGGTCTGCGGGTGGAACGCCCGAACCAGGTCTGGTGCTCGGATATCACCTACCTGCCCATGCGGCGCGGGTTCCTATACCTCGTGGCGATCATGGACTGGCACACCCGCAAGGTCCTGTCCTGGCGGATCTCGAACACGCTGGAGGCCGACTTCTGTGTCGAGGCGCTGAACGAGGCCATCCACAAGTTCGGCCCGCCAGAGATAATGAATACAGATCAGGGATCCCAGTTCACCTCCTTTGCCTGGACGGATCGGCTCCGCCGGTCCAGCGTGCGCATATCGATGGATGGGAAAGGCCGGTTCCTCGACAACATCTTCATCGAGAGGCTGTGGCGCACCCTGAAATACGAGTGCGTCTACCTGCATGCCTGGGAGACCGGATCGGAGACGAAAGCGGCCATCCGGAAATGGATGAGCTTCTACAACAACCAGCGCCCGCATTCAGCCCTGGGCGGCCAGCCTCCGGCGCTGGTCTACTGGCAGAGAAATGATATCAACCAACCCGATCAGCAGGTGCAACGAGTAGCTAAATTTACGCCAGATCCTGTCCAATAG